aaaaatacattaaaaaatgcaataaaaatgtaataattttatataaattaaaaaaggtccatcctaaaaaaaattacataattaaaaaaaattcataaaaaatacattaaaaatgcaataaaaaatgcataaaaaaattacattaaaaaaatgcaataaaaaaatgcattaaaaaaatgcaaccggctagccgaaattgagcctacaatggcggctagcgggATCGGCCAGCGGTCGGCTTGCGCCCGCAAATCGGCTAGAGCtcgccgatcggctagccgaaatGCCGTTGGCTGgttccaatggttcggctagcgacgcgaatcggctatcCGCTATTGGAGATACTCtaatagtctcattttaattcagcacgtgttttaagaaagtaTTCTGACTTTATGAAGATAAATAGGAAAATGAGGAATAAGATAGATTTAAATAGATGATGTAGAAACTAGACTTCTGTAACATTATgctcccttcgtcccgcttaagatgacacattttcctttttaatctgtcccaactaagatgacacatttccttttttggtaactttatttctccaattaatacactcaactactttttctcactcctattaaaatatccatctttctttatatctctactttaatacttacacccaccttttctctctccaattaaacacttgaatcaataactcctaaaatctcatgtcggctaagcaatgtgtcatcttagctgggacggggggagtaataagtattttttaattttaatttttattttatttcttggttgaaatactaacattatttttgaACATCACGTTTTATATACAAACAAGATaattacaatatatatatatatatatatatatatatatatatatatatatatatatatatcatatcaaaatatttaaatttcaaagttACAAATCGAACAAAATCTAACCATACTTCATTATTTAACACTCCTAtttctattaaattttgaaatgaaaaagaagttGAATTAATAATGGTTAGGGTATTCTTCCCAAAAGAAATTCACTTTCTTCGTAAAGGTCTTTATTCTCCCAgtctcaatcaaaatcaaaacttcaACATCTTCACAGACTGTTAATCACAtgctctctccatctctctctcctcaacATCAACTCTCCACACCCTATTTTCTCCATAATTTCACTCTCCTATTTTATCTCTGCTCACTCGTGTGAATCACCTCTCATTCTGCCTGCCTCAGCTGTCTTTATTCTCAATTGGGTATGTGCCATTTTCCCTTATTTCAGTGAAAGATTGCTTTTTTAGGCTGTAATTCTTCTCCAATTATTGAAATTCGAGTTGATTTTGGTAATCACATGTCTTGATGTTTGTGGgctttctttaattttttagtatctTGTAATTGTAGATCTTAATTATTGGTTAATTTATGTagttttgattcaatttcttCTGTTTATTTGTTAGTCTATCTAGTTTTGAATCAATTTTACTGTTTATTGGTTAATTTATGTAGTTTTTAATCAGTTGGTTATCTATTGTTGTTGGAGATTTATTGATTCTTTGTCTATGTTTGTTTAGTTTGATCCTATGCTTCATTTCTCAGTGTTGTTTTGTTCAGTGCTTGATTTATTTAGTGTTAAATCACTTCATTTATTGGTTCTGTTTTTGAAACTTCATTGATTCTGTCTCATTTTATGCTTATTTTAAGACAATGTCGCAAAGCTATGCGGTCGAGCTCTACTTCGATCCCGCGCTGGAGAATCAGGTCCTGAAGGCGTGGAACGTGCTGGCTCGGCGCCAAATCAGCACGCAGCTGATTGAGATCGAGTCGAGGCCGCACCTCACCTTGTTCTGGAGTGACTTTGTTGATGTTGCCAAGTTAGAGAATGTGCTGAGATTGATCGGTTCGAAGCAGGAGCCTCTGCCTCTGTCGTTCTCTTCGATTGGGAGCCTCCCAAGCGACAACAACGTCCTGTTTCTTGGCCCCACCCCGTCTGCTTCGCTCCTCCAGTTCCACTCGCAGCTTTGTGACGCCATGAAGAAAGAGGGAGTGGAAATCGGGGAGGCGTATCGTCCGGACAAGTGGATTCCTCACTGCCTGGTGGCTCAGGAGGTGCCAAAGGCCCGTATGGCCGAGGCGTTCACTCTCTTGAGGGATTTGAAGCTGCCGGTTAGTGGATATGCGATGGAGATCTCGTTGGTCGAGTACCAGCCAGTTCGGGAGCTCTTCTCGTTGACTCTGGGTACACATTATCTTAGTGAGGCTTAATGTGGTGAATTTTTCTGTGCTTCTAGAAACTTGTCGTAGATTGATTGTGACAATGGTACATATAGCGTCTGATTAGGATTGATTGCAGTTGGCGGCCATATGAATCTCATGAATTTTATGTCAGCTCGTACGTGTAGGACTCGTTTATAAATCTTAGTTAAACTCGTTTGAGAGAATGCATTTGCCATGTTTATCGATTTTTTTGCCTTGGATATATGATCTGAACTGCAATTGCTTCTTAATGATGCATATATACATGTTTCTTGAAATGTTGTTCTTCGCGATGGAATAGTTGCAGGCGAACATACCTCAAGAGGTTCGATC
The genomic region above belongs to Salvia hispanica cultivar TCC Black 2014 chromosome 3, UniMelb_Shisp_WGS_1.0, whole genome shotgun sequence and contains:
- the LOC125211205 gene encoding uncharacterized protein LOC125211205, with the translated sequence MSQSYAVELYFDPALENQVLKAWNVLARRQISTQLIEIESRPHLTLFWSDFVDVAKLENVLRLIGSKQEPLPLSFSSIGSLPSDNNVLFLGPTPSASLLQFHSQLCDAMKKEGVEIGEAYRPDKWIPHCLVAQEVPKARMAEAFTLLRDLKLPVSGYAMEISLVEYQPVRELFSLTLGTHYLSEA